In the genome of Solibacillus silvestris, one region contains:
- a CDS encoding GCN5 family acetyltransferase, which produces MFFYEVDNEIQLKLITQNDAEEIFAFIDRSRDYLREWLGWVDNTKTVEDTRDFAAMNLSKFAKREGLDTAIFYKGQFVGKVSINTINWSLKKCEIGYFLDEEFQGEGIMTRAVKGIIDIAFNEYKLGKVEIHAAVNNTKSRHIAERLGFMHEGTIRQAEWLYNHYVDHAVYGLLKDEWVGEYK; this is translated from the coding sequence ATGTTCTTTTACGAAGTAGATAATGAAATTCAATTAAAATTGATTACACAAAATGATGCAGAAGAAATCTTTGCTTTCATTGACCGTTCACGCGATTATTTACGCGAATGGCTTGGGTGGGTAGATAATACAAAAACTGTCGAAGATACACGCGATTTTGCCGCAATGAATTTATCAAAATTTGCAAAGCGTGAAGGTCTCGATACAGCGATTTTTTATAAAGGACAATTTGTCGGGAAAGTATCGATTAATACAATTAACTGGTCTCTGAAAAAATGTGAGATCGGCTATTTTTTAGATGAAGAATTCCAAGGTGAAGGGATTATGACACGCGCTGTAAAAGGCATCATTGATATTGCCTTCAATGAATATAAGCTTGGGAAAGTCGAAATTCATGCAGCCGTCAACAATACGAAAAGCCGTCATATTGCGGAGCGACTAGGCTTTATGCATGAAGGGACAATCCGTCAGGCAGAGTGGCTGTACAATCATTATGTCGATCATGCGGTGTATGGTTTGTTAAAAGACGAATGGGTAGGAGAATATAAATAA
- a CDS encoding bacitracin ABC transporter ATP-binding protein has translation MSQPIVEIKNLNKTIKGKHIIKDLNLDFYPGQITGFLGPNGAGKTTTIRMMTGLMYPSKGEVIIDGKQLSTNYEEAISNIGVIVENPEMYKYMSGYKNLQHFARMHKGVTKQRIDEVVAQVGLQNRIHEKVKTYSLGMRQRLGLAQAMLHRPKFLILDEPTNGLDPAGIREFRMYLRKIAEEDNVAIVVSSHLLSEIELMVDRIAIIQNGELIDIRELQHVAAAQYYIEVGQPDQLQAMFEEPLTKENGGYVVNLTKEEVPALVRKFVESGIDLYTIQPIQKRLEDQFIEMTGGGAIDAIR, from the coding sequence TTGTCACAGCCAATTGTGGAAATTAAAAATCTGAATAAAACGATTAAAGGCAAACACATTATTAAAGATTTGAATCTCGACTTTTATCCAGGTCAAATAACGGGCTTTTTAGGTCCGAACGGGGCGGGTAAAACGACGACGATCCGTATGATGACGGGGTTAATGTATCCTTCAAAAGGAGAAGTAATCATCGATGGGAAACAGCTGTCGACAAATTATGAAGAAGCGATCAGTAATATCGGTGTAATCGTTGAAAACCCGGAAATGTACAAATATATGTCAGGGTACAAAAACTTGCAGCACTTTGCCCGTATGCATAAAGGGGTAACAAAACAGCGTATTGATGAAGTCGTAGCACAAGTGGGTCTGCAAAATCGTATTCATGAAAAAGTAAAAACGTATTCGTTAGGGATGCGTCAACGTCTCGGACTGGCACAGGCGATGCTGCATCGTCCAAAGTTTCTGATTTTGGATGAGCCGACGAATGGTCTGGATCCGGCCGGTATCCGTGAATTCCGTATGTACTTACGCAAAATTGCGGAAGAGGATAATGTGGCAATCGTTGTATCGAGCCACCTTTTATCGGAAATCGAGTTAATGGTAGATCGTATTGCGATTATCCAAAATGGCGAGCTGATTGATATTCGCGAACTACAACATGTTGCGGCAGCACAATATTATATTGAAGTCGGACAGCCGGACCAGCTTCAGGCAATGTTCGAAGAGCCGTTAACAAAAGAAAACGGCGGCTATGTAGTGAATCTGACAAAAGAAGAAGTGCCTGCGCTTGTTCGTAAATTCGTTGAATCCGGTATCGATCTTTATACGATCCAGCCGATTCAAAAACGTCTTGAAGATCAATTTATCGAGATGACAGGTGGAGGTGCTATCGATGCAATACGTTAA
- a CDS encoding ABC transporter, whose translation MQYVKNEWIKMWSQKNAWIMCGLLIVLIVFVAGMNKYYDVDSSTKEARIAANEEMMAYPKEMLASEDITPEDEQYFKEEIAMAEYRIANDLPAANAMTFTEHMDLSLSLTIMVTGIFTVVIAAGIVSSEFGTGTIKMLLTRPVSRWKILLSKLVASILYGIVLFAAGIVVALIIGIALFGTDSSIALSIVDGQIVQDTVKNTFIETTLYSLGSTIMTIIFAFMIGTIFGSSTLAVSLSLFILLMGSTATMFIAQYDFAKYIWFANDLSYYAPGSMPMIEGLTFTFSLVVNIVYAVIFLAITFGYFMKRDVTA comes from the coding sequence ATGCAATACGTTAAAAATGAATGGATCAAAATGTGGTCGCAAAAAAATGCTTGGATTATGTGCGGGCTTTTAATCGTGTTAATCGTATTTGTGGCTGGTATGAACAAATATTATGATGTGGATTCAAGTACTAAAGAGGCGCGCATAGCAGCAAACGAAGAAATGATGGCGTATCCGAAAGAAATGCTTGCTTCGGAAGATATAACGCCGGAAGATGAGCAATATTTCAAGGAAGAAATTGCGATGGCCGAATACCGTATCGCCAATGATTTGCCAGCAGCAAATGCCATGACATTTACGGAACATATGGATTTATCATTATCATTGACAATCATGGTGACGGGTATTTTTACAGTTGTGATTGCGGCAGGTATCGTATCTTCTGAGTTCGGTACTGGTACGATTAAAATGTTGCTGACGCGACCTGTATCAAGATGGAAAATTTTACTTTCGAAACTTGTTGCGTCCATTCTTTATGGTATTGTACTCTTTGCCGCTGGAATCGTTGTCGCATTAATTATCGGGATAGCTTTATTCGGTACAGATAGTTCGATAGCGTTATCGATTGTTGATGGGCAAATCGTGCAGGATACGGTGAAAAATACCTTTATTGAAACGACGCTTTATTCACTCGGTTCTACAATTATGACAATTATATTTGCGTTCATGATCGGTACAATATTTGGTTCAAGTACGTTAGCGGTAAGTTTATCGCTGTTCATTTTACTAATGGGTTCAACGGCGACAATGTTTATCGCCCAATATGATTTCGCGAAATACATTTGGTTTGCCAATGATTTATCATATTATGCACCGGGCAGTATGCCAATGATTGAAGGATTAACGTTTACATTCTCGTTAGTTGTCAATATTGTATATGCCGTTATTTTCTTGGCAATTACGTTCGGTTACTTTATGAAGCGTGATGTGACGGCATAG
- a CDS encoding transcriptional regulator, with protein sequence MLNFENHIPLHIQLKDLLKTEIVEGKYVEKIPSERELMERFTVSRSTVREAVKHLVHEGVLKKIHGKGTFITKNKTVHDWLNSLNSFTETVRQMGMKPGARLLYAKNIDNFPEANAILGQSILFAISRVRTADDQPISIERHFYHTHLGKQIAAHNLNEATIYDIIEKELKITMVEAEQTIRCSPISEEDAKLLDLKPYTNVLNIERVILGVQGEVIEYYSSLFHPELYMLKLKTKRTARGASS encoded by the coding sequence ATGTTGAACTTTGAAAATCATATTCCGTTACATATTCAGCTGAAGGATTTATTGAAAACTGAAATTGTCGAAGGGAAGTATGTAGAGAAAATTCCGAGTGAACGTGAATTGATGGAGCGTTTTACTGTTAGTCGATCCACCGTGAGAGAGGCGGTAAAGCATTTAGTCCATGAAGGCGTTTTGAAAAAAATCCACGGAAAAGGAACATTTATCACAAAAAATAAGACAGTGCATGACTGGCTTAATTCTTTGAACAGTTTTACAGAGACGGTTAGGCAAATGGGGATGAAGCCTGGGGCGAGACTACTGTATGCAAAAAATATTGATAACTTTCCAGAAGCAAATGCGATATTAGGGCAATCCATATTATTTGCGATATCCAGAGTACGAACTGCTGATGATCAGCCTATTTCAATTGAACGCCATTTTTACCATACTCATCTAGGGAAACAAATAGCCGCACACAATCTGAATGAAGCGACAATCTATGACATTATCGAAAAAGAATTAAAGATTACGATGGTGGAAGCTGAACAGACGATCCGCTGTAGTCCGATTAGTGAGGAAGATGCCAAATTGCTTGATTTGAAGCCTTATACAAATGTTTTAAATATTGAACGGGTCATATTGGGCGTGCAGGGTGAAGTGATTGAATATTACAGTAGCCTGTTCCATCCAGAACTGTATATGTTGAAACTGAAAACAAAAAGGACGGCTAGAGGTGCGAGCTCATGA
- a CDS encoding alcohol dehydrogenase, translating to MIYELFLPKKIVAGIDSFQRLSAEIKQLKIQRPFILYSRSALASQLENLKQEVCDAHFYEISKGEPTTDELDRALAELHINSCDGVIAIGGGSVIDLAKAVAVFAVNPNLSLSDVPNIPELNRMPFIAIPTTAGTGSEATKVTVITDEKLQKKLNPAHPSFIPDVVILDATLTVNVPPSITSFTALDALTHAIEAFVSTKANAMSDYFAKEAISCISKNIETVYEQPHNIEARQQLLMGSFYAGIAFSNSSTNLAHATGRALGVKFHMPHGQCVALMHPFVIQYSLESAYKRYEEIAKIIGITGAQFLSDYLDELNRKQHVWKSAQAIEPLLTDEVIEQLADQALAGNGILTNRQVPKNGDIEIIFKQLRKRLQIEGGIVQWQQCQVEK from the coding sequence ATGATTTATGAACTGTTCCTACCAAAAAAAATCGTGGCAGGTATCGATTCATTTCAACGATTATCAGCGGAAATCAAACAACTAAAGATACAGCGACCATTCATCCTATACAGCAGGAGTGCATTAGCGAGTCAATTGGAAAATCTAAAGCAGGAAGTCTGTGATGCACACTTTTATGAAATTTCAAAAGGGGAGCCAACAACAGATGAACTGGACCGGGCTCTAGCTGAGCTTCATATAAACAGCTGTGACGGTGTTATAGCAATCGGCGGCGGGAGTGTCATTGACTTAGCGAAAGCGGTGGCTGTTTTTGCGGTAAATCCGAACTTGAGTTTAAGCGATGTTCCGAACATCCCTGAATTGAACAGAATGCCGTTTATTGCCATTCCTACTACTGCCGGGACAGGTTCTGAAGCTACAAAAGTAACGGTGATTACAGACGAGAAACTTCAAAAAAAGCTTAATCCTGCACACCCGAGCTTCATTCCGGATGTCGTCATTTTAGACGCAACGCTTACGGTAAATGTGCCGCCATCCATTACGAGTTTTACGGCACTGGATGCGTTAACTCATGCAATTGAAGCATTCGTTTCAACGAAAGCTAATGCGATGAGTGATTATTTTGCTAAAGAAGCGATTTCCTGTATTTCAAAAAATATTGAGACCGTTTATGAACAGCCGCACAATATTGAGGCGAGACAGCAATTATTAATGGGAAGCTTTTACGCAGGAATAGCGTTTTCCAACTCTTCGACAAATTTGGCACATGCAACAGGGCGTGCACTAGGCGTAAAATTCCATATGCCTCATGGTCAGTGTGTCGCGCTGATGCATCCGTTTGTGATCCAATATTCGCTGGAAAGTGCGTATAAACGATACGAGGAAATTGCAAAAATCATCGGGATAACCGGGGCCCAATTTTTAAGTGACTATTTGGACGAACTGAACAGGAAACAGCACGTTTGGAAGAGTGCACAAGCGATTGAACCATTACTGACGGATGAAGTGATCGAGCAACTTGCGGATCAAGCATTAGCCGGCAATGGTATTTTAACGAACAGGCAAGTGCCGAAAAATGGGGATATTGAAATAATTTTTAAGCAATTAAGAAAGCGTTTACAAATTGAAGGGGGAATTGTGCAATGGCAACAATGTCAGGTGGAGAAGTAG